Proteins co-encoded in one Candidatus Thiodictyon syntrophicum genomic window:
- the rplL gene encoding 50S ribosomal protein L7/L12, with product MAVSKEEILDAIGNMTVLEVVDLIKMMEEKFGVTAAAAMVAGPAAAAAEVVEVEEQTEFNVILTSFGANKVGVIKAVRALTGLGLKEAKDAVEGVPNTIKEAVSKADAEEAKKQLEEAGATVEVK from the coding sequence ATGGCCGTTTCGAAAGAAGAGATCCTTGACGCGATCGGTAACATGACCGTGCTGGAGGTCGTTGACCTCATCAAGATGATGGAAGAGAAGTTCGGTGTCACCGCCGCCGCGGCGATGGTCGCCGGCCCCGCCGCGGCTGCGGCCGAGGTCGTCGAGGTCGAGGAGCAGACCGAATTCAACGTGATCCTCACCTCCTTCGGTGCGAACAAGGTGGGCGTGATCAAGGCGGTGCGGGCGCTCACCGGTCTGGGGCTGAAGGAGGCCAAGGATGCGGTCGAAGGCGTGCCCAACACCATCAAGGAAGCCGTCTCCAAGGCAGATGCCGAAGAGGCCAAGAAGCAGCTCGAGGAGGCCGGCGCCACCGTCGAAGTGAAGTAA
- the nusG gene encoding transcription termination/antitermination protein NusG — protein sequence MSKRWYVIHAYSGFEGQVKRSLDERVRRAGLEDLFGTVLVPTEEVVEMRNGQQRKSERKFFPGYVLVHMEMTDETWHLVKSVPKVMGFIGGTGDRPAPIPDKQADAILKRMQDGVEKPRPKVLYEPGEVVRVVDGPFTDFNGVVEEVDYDKSRVKVSVLIFGRSTPVDLEFSQVEKG from the coding sequence GTGTCCAAACGTTGGTATGTGATTCACGCCTATTCCGGGTTTGAAGGTCAGGTCAAGCGCTCACTCGATGAACGGGTCCGCCGTGCGGGTCTGGAAGACCTGTTCGGGACTGTGTTGGTCCCGACCGAGGAGGTCGTGGAGATGCGCAACGGCCAGCAGCGCAAGAGCGAGCGCAAATTCTTCCCGGGATATGTGTTGGTTCACATGGAGATGACCGACGAGACCTGGCACCTGGTCAAGAGTGTGCCCAAGGTCATGGGTTTCATCGGCGGTACCGGTGACCGGCCGGCCCCGATCCCGGACAAGCAGGCGGACGCGATCCTCAAGCGCATGCAGGACGGCGTCGAGAAGCCGCGTCCCAAGGTCCTCTATGAGCCCGGTGAGGTGGTGCGCGTCGTCGATGGACCCTTCACCGACTTCAACGGGGTCGTGGAAGAGGTCGATTACGACAAGAGCCGGGTGAAGGTTTCGGTCCTGATCTTCGGCCGGTCGACGCCGGTGGACCTGGAATTCTCCCAAGTCGAAAAGGGCTGA
- the rpoB gene encoding DNA-directed RNA polymerase subunit beta, producing the protein MAYSFTEKKRIRKDFGKRPTILDVPFLLATQIESYREFLQADAAPKKRLDEGLHAAFKTVFPIESYSGYAVLEYVSYRLGEPPFDVRECHLRGATYAAPLRVLLRLVIYDKEAPAGAKVVKDIKEQEVYMGELPLMTETGTFIINGTERVIVSQLHRSPGVFFDHDKGKTHSSGKLLFSARVIPYRGSWLDFEFDPKDNVFVRIDRRRKLPATIVLRALGYGVEDILERFFETDTFRFSGEDVSLDLVPERLRGETVGFDVKIGEQVIVEAGRRVTARHIRELQKAGVERLEVPPDFMVGRVVARAQVDKATGEVIAEANTALTRELMALLIAKGIDHVETLFVNDLDQGPYISETLRIDPTTTELEAMVEIYRMMRPGEPPTKDAAQNLFHNLFFTPDRYDLSAVGRMKFNRRLGRPSEEGPGVLYDGRYFSGRTDAFSVALRNENGDTSDIIDALKILVELRNGRGTVDDIDHLGNRRIRCVGEMAENQFRVGLVRVERAVKERLSLAESEGLMPQELINAKPVSAAIKEFFGSSQLSQFMDQNNPLSEVTHKRRVSALGPGGLARERAGFEVRDVHPTHYGRVCPIETPEGPNIGLINSLAVYARTNRYGFLETPYRKVEGGRAGMEIDYLSAIEEGNFVIAQANATLDANGLLTDALVSCRHLNEFTMKAPDEVQYMDVSPRQIVSVAASLIPFLEHDDANRALMGSNMQRQAVPTLRAEKPLVGTGMERAVAKDSGVVVRARRGGAIESVDAARIVVRVNDEEAEPGVPGVDIYTLTKYTRSNQNTCINQRPLVKPGDSVAKDDVLADGPSTDMGELALGQNLRVAFMPWNGYNFEDSILISERVVQEDRFTSIHIEELTCLARDTKLGPEEITSDIPNVGESALSKLDESGIVYVGAEVRDGDILVGKVTPKGETQLTPEEKLLRAIFGEKASDVKDTSLRLPSGMTGTVVDVQVFTRDGVERDKRAQQIQDQELDRVRKDFADQARIMENDTFQRVERMLIGKVADGGPGTLKPGSKITKTYLADLIEKGSRDRWFEIRMHSEEVAVQLEAVANQIKLQREEFRDRYEVKKRKIASGDDLAPGVLKMVKVYVAVKRRIQPGDKMAGRHGNKGVISKVVPVEDMPFSADGEPVDIVLNPLGVPSRMNVGQILETHLGWAANGLGVKIERLLRSQTAVAELREFLDKVYNTSGRKEDLASFTDEEILELSRNLVKGVPLATPVFDGATEDEIRYMLALAERDNTAQGIPCGQSLLRDGRTGDPFERPVTVGYMYMLKLNHLVDDKMHARSTGPYSLVTQQPLGGKAQFGGQRFGEMEVWALEAYGAGYTLQEMLTVKSDDVNGRTKMYKNIVDGDHRMEAGMPESFNVLVKEIRSLGINIELEQD; encoded by the coding sequence ATGGCTTATTCGTTCACCGAAAAAAAGCGCATCCGTAAAGACTTCGGCAAGCGTCCGACGATCCTGGACGTGCCCTTCCTCCTGGCGACCCAGATCGAGTCCTACCGCGAGTTCCTGCAGGCCGATGCGGCGCCCAAGAAGCGGCTGGACGAGGGGCTGCATGCGGCCTTCAAGACCGTGTTCCCGATCGAGAGCTACTCGGGCTACGCGGTGCTGGAATATGTGAGTTACCGTCTTGGGGAGCCGCCCTTCGACGTGCGCGAATGCCACCTGCGCGGGGCGACCTACGCTGCACCCCTGCGCGTACTGCTGCGCCTCGTGATCTACGACAAGGAGGCGCCGGCCGGCGCCAAGGTGGTGAAGGACATCAAGGAGCAGGAGGTCTACATGGGCGAACTGCCGCTCATGACCGAGACCGGCACCTTCATCATCAACGGCACCGAGCGGGTCATCGTCTCCCAGCTCCACCGCTCCCCGGGCGTCTTCTTCGACCACGACAAGGGCAAGACCCACTCCTCGGGCAAGCTCCTGTTCTCGGCGCGGGTGATCCCCTACCGCGGGTCCTGGCTGGACTTCGAGTTCGACCCCAAGGACAACGTCTTCGTGCGTATCGACCGGCGCCGCAAGCTGCCGGCGACCATCGTCCTGCGTGCCCTGGGGTACGGGGTCGAGGATATCCTCGAGCGCTTCTTCGAGACCGATACCTTCCGTTTCTCGGGCGAGGACGTCTCCCTGGACCTGGTGCCCGAGCGGCTGCGCGGCGAGACCGTCGGTTTCGACGTGAAGATCGGCGAGCAGGTGATCGTGGAGGCCGGCCGGCGCGTCACCGCCCGGCATATCCGCGAGTTGCAGAAGGCCGGTGTGGAGCGCCTCGAGGTGCCCCCGGACTTCATGGTCGGCCGTGTGGTGGCGCGCGCCCAGGTGGATAAGGCGACCGGCGAGGTTATCGCCGAGGCGAACACCGCGCTCACCCGCGAGCTGATGGCGCTTCTGATCGCCAAGGGCATCGATCATGTCGAGACCCTGTTCGTCAACGATCTGGATCAGGGACCCTATATCTCCGAGACCCTGCGCATCGACCCGACCACCACCGAACTGGAGGCCATGGTCGAGATCTACCGGATGATGCGCCCCGGCGAGCCGCCCACCAAGGACGCGGCCCAGAACCTCTTCCACAACCTCTTTTTCACCCCGGACCGCTATGACCTGTCCGCGGTCGGGCGCATGAAGTTCAACCGCCGGCTCGGGCGCCCCTCCGAGGAGGGCCCGGGCGTGCTCTATGACGGGCGCTATTTCAGCGGCCGGACCGACGCCTTCTCGGTCGCCCTGCGCAACGAGAACGGTGACACGTCCGACATCATCGACGCGCTCAAGATCCTGGTGGAACTGCGCAACGGCCGCGGCACCGTGGACGATATCGACCACCTGGGCAACCGGCGCATCCGCTGTGTCGGCGAGATGGCGGAGAACCAGTTCCGGGTCGGTCTGGTGCGGGTCGAGCGCGCGGTCAAGGAGCGCCTGTCGCTCGCCGAGTCCGAGGGTCTGATGCCCCAGGAGCTGATCAACGCCAAGCCGGTGTCGGCCGCAATCAAGGAGTTCTTCGGCTCCAGCCAACTCTCTCAGTTCATGGACCAGAACAACCCGCTCTCGGAGGTCACCCACAAGCGGCGCGTCTCCGCGCTCGGCCCCGGCGGACTCGCGCGTGAGCGCGCCGGCTTCGAGGTGCGTGACGTGCATCCGACCCACTATGGCCGGGTCTGCCCGATCGAGACCCCGGAAGGCCCGAACATCGGCCTGATCAACTCGCTCGCGGTCTATGCCCGCACCAATCGCTACGGCTTCCTGGAGACCCCCTACCGCAAGGTCGAAGGCGGTCGGGCCGGTATGGAGATCGATTATCTCTCCGCCATCGAGGAGGGCAATTTCGTCATCGCCCAGGCCAATGCGACCCTGGACGCGAATGGTCTCCTGACCGACGCCCTGGTGTCCTGCCGACACTTGAACGAGTTCACCATGAAGGCCCCGGACGAGGTCCAGTATATGGACGTCTCCCCGCGCCAGATCGTCTCGGTGGCGGCCTCGCTGATCCCCTTCCTGGAGCACGACGACGCCAACCGCGCCCTCATGGGGTCCAACATGCAGCGCCAGGCGGTGCCGACGCTGCGCGCCGAGAAGCCCCTGGTGGGCACCGGCATGGAGCGGGCAGTGGCCAAGGACTCGGGCGTGGTGGTGCGGGCGCGCCGCGGCGGTGCCATCGAATCGGTCGACGCCGCGCGAATCGTGGTGCGGGTCAACGACGAGGAGGCCGAGCCGGGGGTGCCTGGGGTCGATATCTATACCCTCACCAAGTACACGCGCTCCAACCAGAACACCTGCATCAACCAGCGTCCGCTGGTGAAGCCCGGGGATAGCGTTGCCAAGGACGACGTACTGGCTGACGGCCCCTCCACCGACATGGGCGAGCTGGCCCTGGGCCAGAACCTGCGCGTCGCCTTCATGCCCTGGAATGGCTACAACTTCGAGGACTCGATCCTGATCTCCGAGCGGGTGGTCCAGGAGGACCGTTTCACCAGCATCCATATCGAGGAGCTGACCTGTCTGGCCCGCGACACCAAGCTGGGGCCGGAGGAGATCACGAGTGATATCCCCAACGTCGGCGAGTCGGCCCTGTCGAAGCTCGACGAGTCGGGCATCGTCTATGTGGGTGCCGAGGTCCGCGACGGCGACATCCTGGTCGGCAAGGTGACCCCCAAGGGCGAGACCCAACTCACCCCCGAGGAAAAGCTGCTGCGCGCCATCTTCGGCGAGAAGGCGTCCGACGTGAAGGACACCTCGCTGCGGCTGCCCTCCGGCATGACCGGCACCGTGGTGGACGTGCAGGTCTTCACCCGCGACGGGGTGGAGCGCGACAAGCGCGCCCAGCAGATCCAGGACCAGGAACTCGACCGGGTGCGCAAGGACTTCGCCGACCAGGCGCGCATCATGGAGAACGACACCTTCCAGCGGGTGGAGCGGATGCTGATCGGCAAGGTCGCCGACGGCGGCCCCGGCACCCTCAAGCCCGGCTCCAAGATCACCAAGACCTATCTTGCGGACCTCATCGAGAAGGGGTCGCGTGACCGCTGGTTCGAGATCCGCATGCACAGCGAGGAGGTGGCCGTGCAGCTCGAGGCCGTCGCCAACCAGATCAAGCTGCAGCGTGAGGAGTTCCGCGACCGCTACGAGGTCAAGAAGCGCAAGATCGCGAGCGGCGATGATCTCGCCCCCGGCGTGCTCAAGATGGTCAAGGTCTATGTCGCGGTCAAGCGGCGTATCCAGCCGGGCGACAAGATGGCCGGGCGCCACGGCAACAAGGGTGTCATTTCCAAGGTCGTACCGGTGGAGGACATGCCCTTCTCCGCCGACGGCGAGCCAGTCGACATCGTGCTCAACCCGCTCGGTGTGCCGTCGCGTATGAACGTGGGCCAGATCCTGGAGACGCACCTGGGCTGGGCGGCCAATGGTCTCGGGGTCAAGATCGAGCGCCTGCTGCGCTCGCAAACGGCGGTGGCCGAGTTGCGCGAGTTCCTGGACAAGGTCTACAACACCAGTGGACGCAAGGAGGATCTCGCGAGCTTCACCGACGAGGAAATCCTGGAACTGTCGCGCAACCTGGTCAAGGGCGTGCCGCTCGCGACCCCGGTCTTCGACGGCGCCACGGAGGACGAGATCCGGTACATGCTGGCGCTCGCCGAGCGCGACAACACCGCCCAGGGCATCCCCTGCGGCCAGAGCCTGTTGCGTGACGGCCGCACCGGCGACCCCTTCGAGCGCCCGGTGACCGTCGGCTATATGTACATGCTGAAGTTGAACCACCTGGTCGACGACAAGATGCACGCCCGCTCCACCGGCCCCTACAGCCTGGTGACCCAGCAGCCCTTGGGCGGCAAGGCGCAGTTCGGCGGTCAGCGCTTCGGGGAGATGGAGGTCTGGGCCCTGGAGGCCTATGGCGCGGGCTATACGCTGCAGGAGATGCTCACGGTCAAGTCCGACGATGTGAACGGGCGCACCAAGATGTACAAGAACATCGTCGATGGCGACCACCGCATGGAGGCCGGGATGCCGGAGTCCTTCAACGTGCTGGTGAAGGAGATCCGCTCGCTCGGGATCAACATCGAACTGGAACAGGACTGA
- the tuf gene encoding elongation factor Tu, with the protein MSKEKFSRTKPHLNVGTIGHVDHGKTTLTAAITMHQAKKFGGVARAYDQIDNAPEERERGITIATAHVEYESKARHYAHVDCPGHADYVKNMITGAAQMDGAILVVSAADGPMPQTREHILLARQVGVPYIVVYMNKADMVDDAELLELVELEVRELLQSYDFPGDDTPIIIGSAKLAMEGDASEYGTQSIDKLMDAIDSYIPQPVRAIDGPFLMPIEDVFSISGRGTVVTGRVERGIVKVGEEVEIVGIHDTTKTICTGVEMFRKLLDQGQAGDNIGVLLRGTKREDVERGQVLAKPKSITPHTHFEAEVYILSKEEGGRHTPFFNGYRPQFYFRTTDVTGACTLPEGIEMVMPGDNVKMVIKLINPIAMEDGLRFAIREGGRTVGAGVVAKILE; encoded by the coding sequence ATGTCCAAAGAAAAATTTTCGCGCACCAAGCCGCACCTGAACGTGGGCACGATCGGTCACGTCGATCATGGCAAGACCACGCTGACGGCCGCCATCACCATGCACCAGGCGAAGAAATTCGGCGGTGTGGCGCGCGCCTATGACCAGATCGACAACGCCCCGGAAGAGCGCGAACGCGGCATCACGATTGCCACGGCGCACGTCGAATACGAAAGCAAGGCGCGCCACTATGCGCACGTCGACTGCCCCGGACACGCCGACTATGTGAAGAACATGATCACCGGCGCGGCGCAGATGGACGGTGCCATCCTGGTCGTGTCGGCGGCCGACGGTCCCATGCCGCAGACCCGCGAGCATATCCTGCTGGCGCGTCAGGTCGGCGTGCCCTATATTGTCGTCTACATGAACAAGGCCGACATGGTCGACGACGCCGAGTTGCTGGAACTGGTGGAGCTGGAGGTGCGCGAACTGCTCCAGAGCTACGACTTCCCCGGCGACGACACCCCGATCATCATCGGCTCGGCCAAGCTCGCCATGGAAGGGGACGCCTCCGAGTACGGCACCCAATCCATCGACAAGCTGATGGACGCGATCGACAGCTATATCCCGCAGCCGGTGCGCGCCATCGACGGCCCCTTCCTGATGCCGATCGAGGACGTGTTCTCGATCTCCGGGCGCGGCACCGTGGTGACCGGGCGGGTGGAGCGCGGGATCGTCAAGGTGGGTGAGGAGGTCGAGATCGTCGGCATCCATGACACCACCAAGACCATCTGCACCGGTGTGGAGATGTTCCGCAAGCTGCTCGATCAGGGGCAGGCCGGGGACAACATCGGCGTGCTGTTGCGCGGCACCAAGCGGGAGGACGTGGAGCGCGGCCAGGTGTTGGCCAAGCCCAAGAGCATCACCCCGCACACCCACTTCGAGGCTGAAGTGTACATCTTATCCAAGGAAGAAGGCGGGCGTCACACCCCGTTCTTCAACGGTTACCGTCCGCAGTTCTACTTCCGCACCACCGACGTCACGGGTGCCTGCACCCTGCCGGAGGGCATCGAGATGGTGATGCCGGGGGACAACGTGAAGATGGTGATCAAGCTGATCAACCCGATTGCCATGGAAGACGGGCTGCGTTTTGCCATCCGTGAGGGTGGCCGTACCGTCGGCGCCGGCGTGGTTGCGAAGATTCTCGAATAG
- the rplK gene encoding 50S ribosomal protein L11, which produces MAKKINAYIKLQVKAGIANPSPPVGPALGQHGVNIMEFCKAFNARTQELEQGMPIPVVITVYSDRSFTFITKTPPASVLLKKAAGIPKGSAVPHATKVGTVTREQLEAIATTKMPDLTAAGLDAAVRTIAGSARSMGLDVEGVL; this is translated from the coding sequence ATGGCGAAAAAGATAAACGCCTACATCAAGTTGCAGGTCAAGGCGGGGATTGCCAATCCAAGCCCGCCGGTGGGTCCTGCACTTGGTCAGCACGGCGTCAACATCATGGAGTTCTGCAAGGCATTCAATGCCCGCACGCAGGAACTCGAGCAGGGTATGCCGATTCCGGTGGTCATCACCGTCTATTCGGACCGCAGCTTCACCTTCATCACCAAGACCCCGCCGGCCTCGGTCCTGCTGAAGAAGGCGGCCGGGATCCCGAAGGGCAGCGCGGTGCCCCATGCCACCAAGGTGGGCACGGTGACGCGCGAGCAGCTCGAGGCGATCGCCACGACCAAGATGCCGGACCTGACGGCGGCGGGGCTGGACGCGGCGGTGCGTACCATCGCGGGCAGCGCCCGTTCCATGGGTCTGGACGTCGAGGGGGTGCTGTAA
- the secE gene encoding preprotein translocase subunit SecE → MTSSVEVKGASLDTAKLAGAALLLILGIFAFYYFAAWSGLLRVGGLLIISGGAAALALQTQPGRALWQFIADARMEVRKVVWPTRQETIQTTLVVMAMVVVVALVLWLFDSVLMGILRLLTGQGG, encoded by the coding sequence ATGACATCAAGCGTTGAGGTCAAAGGCGCCAGCTTGGATACCGCCAAGCTGGCTGGTGCCGCATTGTTGCTGATTCTCGGCATCTTTGCCTTTTATTACTTCGCGGCCTGGTCGGGGCTGCTGCGGGTCGGGGGGCTGCTTATCATCAGCGGCGGGGCGGCGGCGCTCGCGTTGCAGACGCAGCCGGGGCGGGCCCTGTGGCAGTTCATTGCCGACGCCCGCATGGAAGTGCGCAAGGTCGTCTGGCCCACCCGCCAGGAGACAATCCAGACCACTTTGGTGGTGATGGCCATGGTCGTGGTGGTCGCCCTGGTGCTGTGGCTGTTCGATTCCGTATTGATGGGAATCCTGAGGCTCCTCACCGGCCAAGGAGGCTGA
- a CDS encoding UDP-glucose dehydrogenase family protein, translating into MDVTIFGSGYVGLVTGVCLAEVGNNVLCIDVDPDKVALLNGGGVPIFEPGLDDMVQKNRTAGRLNFSTDAAAGVRHGLFQFIAVGTPPDEDGSADLQYVLAVARTIGEHIDSYRIIVDKSTVPVGTADKVAAQIAQTLATRGVAAQYDVVSNPEFLKEGAAIEDFMRPDRIIVGTDNPRTGELLRALYAPFNRSHDRVMLMDIRSAELTKYAANAMLATKISFMNELSNIAEAVGADIEKVRIGIGSDPRIGYQFIYPGCGYGGSCFPKDVRALEHSARALGYRAELLAAVEAVNFRQKEVLFSKISDYFGGDLKGRTVALWGLAFKPNTDDMREASSRTLMEALWAVGARVRAFDPVAMDETRRLYGDRPDLTLTKDALQALDGADGLAILTEWSQFRSPNFTDIRARLKHPVIFDGRNVLDARLATAAGLTYLSIGRAPARPT; encoded by the coding sequence ATGGACGTCACGATATTCGGCAGCGGCTATGTCGGCCTGGTGACCGGGGTCTGCCTCGCGGAGGTCGGCAACAACGTCCTGTGCATCGACGTCGACCCGGACAAGGTCGCGCTGCTCAACGGCGGCGGGGTACCGATCTTTGAACCCGGCCTCGACGATATGGTCCAAAAAAACCGCACGGCCGGGCGCCTGAACTTCTCCACGGATGCCGCGGCCGGGGTCCGGCACGGGCTCTTTCAGTTCATCGCGGTGGGCACGCCGCCCGACGAGGACGGGTCCGCGGACCTCCAGTATGTGCTGGCGGTGGCCCGGACCATCGGCGAGCACATCGACTCCTACCGCATCATCGTGGACAAGTCGACCGTCCCGGTCGGTACCGCGGACAAGGTGGCGGCGCAGATCGCGCAGACCCTGGCGACACGCGGCGTCGCGGCGCAATACGATGTCGTGTCCAATCCGGAGTTCCTGAAGGAGGGGGCCGCCATTGAGGACTTCATGCGCCCGGACCGGATCATCGTCGGCACCGACAACCCCCGCACCGGCGAGTTGCTGCGGGCGCTCTATGCCCCCTTCAACCGCAGTCATGACCGCGTGATGCTGATGGATATCCGCTCGGCTGAACTGACCAAATACGCCGCCAACGCCATGCTGGCGACCAAGATCAGCTTCATGAACGAGCTGTCCAACATCGCCGAGGCGGTCGGCGCGGACATCGAGAAGGTCCGCATCGGAATCGGCTCAGACCCGCGCATCGGCTACCAGTTCATCTATCCGGGGTGCGGCTACGGGGGCTCCTGTTTTCCTAAGGATGTCCGCGCACTGGAGCACAGCGCCCGCGCCCTGGGCTACCGGGCCGAGCTGCTGGCCGCCGTGGAGGCGGTCAATTTCCGCCAGAAGGAGGTCCTGTTCAGCAAGATCTCGGACTACTTCGGCGGCGACCTCAAGGGCCGGACGGTGGCCCTCTGGGGCCTGGCGTTCAAGCCCAACACGGACGACATGCGCGAGGCCTCCAGCCGCACCCTGATGGAGGCCCTGTGGGCGGTTGGCGCCCGGGTGCGCGCCTTCGACCCGGTTGCCATGGACGAGACGCGCCGACTCTACGGCGACCGGCCGGATCTCACCCTGACCAAGGACGCGCTGCAGGCCCTCGACGGGGCCGACGGGCTCGCGATCCTCACCGAGTGGAGCCAATTCCGCAGCCCCAACTTCACGGACATCAGGGCCCGGCTCAAGCACCCGGTGATCTTCGACGGCCGCAACGTCCTGGACGCCCGCCTGGCCACCGCCGCCGGGCTCACCTACCTGTCCATCGGGCGGGCGCCGGCCCGGCCGACCTGA
- the rplJ gene encoding 50S ribosomal protein L10 codes for MALNLAQKEAIVAEVAEVARGAFSAVGAEYRGLTVGQITKLRVEARKVGVYVRVVKNTLARRALEGTDFACMQEGLKGPLILAFANEDPGAVARVAEAFAKEHDKFQVRLVAVGGKLLDPSKLGDLAKMPTRNQALSLLLAVMKAPVQKLAATINEVPGKLVRTLAAVRDAKEAA; via the coding sequence GTGGCGCTGAATCTTGCGCAGAAAGAAGCAATCGTCGCCGAAGTTGCGGAAGTCGCACGGGGCGCCTTCTCGGCCGTCGGGGCCGAGTACCGGGGCCTGACCGTCGGGCAGATCACGAAATTGCGCGTCGAGGCGCGCAAGGTCGGGGTCTATGTCCGGGTGGTCAAGAATACCCTGGCCCGGCGCGCGCTGGAAGGCACGGATTTCGCGTGTATGCAGGAAGGGCTCAAGGGCCCGCTGATCCTGGCATTCGCGAACGAAGATCCGGGTGCCGTGGCGCGGGTCGCGGAGGCCTTTGCCAAGGAGCACGACAAGTTCCAGGTGCGCCTGGTGGCTGTCGGGGGCAAATTGCTCGACCCCTCAAAGCTCGGTGATCTGGCTAAGATGCCGACCCGCAATCAGGCCTTGAGCCTGTTGCTGGCGGTGATGAAGGCCCCGGTCCAGAAGCTTGCAGCGACGATCAACGAGGTACCGGGCAAACTCGTCCGCACCCTCGCCGCAGTTCGCGATGCCAAAGAGGCCGCCTGA
- the rplA gene encoding 50S ribosomal protein L1 — protein sequence MAKQSKRQTEIRTRIERGKAYPAEDAFGLLKEVSRIKFVESVDVAVNLGVDPRKSDQVVRGSTVLPHGIGKTVRVAVFAQGANAEAATAAGADRVGFEDLAEEIKGGKMDFDVVIASPDAMRVVGQLGKILGPRGLMPNPKVGTVTADVAEAVRNAKAGQVRYRTDKGGIIHCPLGRVDFEPVKLRENLEALLTNLMKAKPSSSKGIYMRKVTVSTTMGPGLVVDHLPLL from the coding sequence ATGGCCAAGCAGAGCAAGCGGCAGACCGAGATCCGCACGCGCATCGAGCGGGGCAAGGCGTATCCGGCCGAAGATGCCTTTGGCCTCCTGAAGGAGGTCTCCCGCATCAAGTTCGTCGAGAGCGTCGATGTGGCGGTGAACTTGGGCGTCGACCCGCGCAAGTCCGACCAGGTGGTCCGCGGTTCCACCGTCCTGCCTCACGGGATCGGCAAGACCGTGCGGGTCGCGGTCTTCGCTCAAGGCGCCAATGCCGAGGCGGCGACCGCGGCCGGCGCGGATCGCGTCGGCTTCGAGGACCTGGCCGAGGAGATCAAGGGCGGCAAGATGGACTTCGACGTGGTCATCGCCTCCCCGGACGCTATGCGCGTGGTCGGTCAACTCGGCAAGATCCTGGGTCCCCGCGGCCTGATGCCGAACCCCAAGGTCGGTACCGTCACCGCCGACGTGGCCGAGGCGGTACGCAATGCCAAGGCGGGCCAGGTTCGCTACCGTACCGATAAGGGCGGCATCATCCATTGCCCCCTGGGGCGGGTGGACTTCGAGCCGGTCAAGCTGCGTGAGAACCTGGAGGCACTGCTGACCAACCTGATGAAGGCGAAGCCCAGCAGTTCCAAAGGGATCTATATGCGCAAGGTCACGGTCTCGACCACCATGGGGCCGGGCCTCGTGGTGGATCATCTGCCGCTCCTTTAG